A window from Rhizosphaericola mali encodes these proteins:
- a CDS encoding acetate/propionate family kinase, whose amino-acid sequence MSEDRDCVLIINNGSSSIKFAVYTLSLKIVYTGMVSGIGGEDMRLKIKDALGTTTEKPLNSHELKDAANNIIDWLESALSIAQIHAVGHRIVHGMQHMQPEIITDALISELESYSWYDPDHIVGELILIRTIATRCPGLKQVACFDTSFHASMPRIARLFPIPRHYAEAGIIRYGFHGISFTYILQKIQALITDTHVQANKMIFAHLGSGSSLVAVKEGKSIDTTMGFTPAGGCMMGTRSRDLDPGVVWHIMQHNHLSVEELNHVINHQSGLLGISGTSFDMEKLLAQEKYEDLQAGEAVDMYCYSVKKWLGALAAVLNGMDILIFTGGIGENSAEVRKRICADMGYMGIKLDGAKNERGANAYICRHKRGTDICLTHE is encoded by the coding sequence ATGTCTGAAGATCGGGATTGTGTACTAATAATCAATAATGGATCATCCAGCATCAAATTTGCCGTCTATACCTTGTCCTTAAAAATCGTCTATACCGGTATGGTATCAGGCATTGGCGGGGAGGACATGCGGTTAAAAATTAAAGACGCACTGGGCACCACGACCGAAAAGCCACTGAATTCGCATGAACTAAAGGACGCCGCCAATAATATAATCGACTGGTTAGAGTCCGCCCTATCAATAGCGCAGATACATGCAGTGGGCCACAGGATCGTACACGGGATGCAACATATGCAGCCGGAAATAATCACGGACGCATTGATCAGTGAATTGGAAAGTTACAGTTGGTACGATCCGGATCACATTGTGGGCGAATTAATATTGATTAGAACAATTGCAACCCGATGCCCCGGGCTGAAACAAGTTGCCTGTTTTGACACCTCTTTCCACGCCTCGATGCCACGAATCGCCCGGCTTTTCCCTATACCGCGGCATTATGCAGAAGCAGGTATCATCCGCTACGGGTTTCATGGTATTTCATTCACCTATATTTTGCAAAAAATCCAGGCACTCATTACGGATACCCATGTCCAGGCCAACAAGATGATCTTTGCCCATCTCGGCAGTGGATCCAGCCTGGTGGCAGTCAAAGAAGGAAAAAGCATTGACACTACAATGGGATTTACGCCGGCGGGCGGATGCATGATGGGCACACGTTCAAGGGATCTTGACCCGGGTGTCGTGTGGCATATCATGCAGCATAACCACTTGTCTGTGGAGGAACTAAATCATGTCATCAACCACCAATCCGGTCTATTGGGCATTTCGGGGACTTCATTTGACATGGAAAAACTATTGGCACAGGAAAAATACGAAGATTTACAGGCCGGTGAGGCTGTGGACATGTATTGCTATTCGGTCAAAAAATGGCTGGGGGCATTGGCCGCCGTATTGAACGGAATGGACATATTAATATTCACGGGTGGAATCGGGGAAAATTCTGCCGAGGTAAGAAAACGTATCTGTGCAGATATGGGCTATATGGGCATAAAACTGGACGGGGCTAAAAACGAAAGGGGGGCAAACGCTTATATCTGCCGACATAAGCGCGGTACAGATATATGCCTTACCCACGAATGA
- a CDS encoding cupin domain-containing protein, with product MDNVEIEKSRLFITVEIIEYIPNSVVIKTILKKTTGNISVMSFDSGEGLTEKTSPFDTFVQIIEGQADIVISGESNVLLTGQSIVIPAHALNLIKPNGRFKMISTIIKSGYE from the coding sequence ATGGATAACGTAGAAATAGAAAAATCAAGATTGTTTATAACCGTCGAGATCATCGAGTATATACCCAATTCGGTCGTCATTAAAACTATACTGAAAAAGACAACGGGCAACATCAGTGTCATGTCTTTTGACAGTGGTGAAGGCCTGACGGAAAAGACATCCCCATTTGATACTTTTGTGCAGATCATCGAAGGGCAGGCCGATATTGTCATCAGTGGGGAGTCTAACGTTTTATTGACAGGCCAATCAATCGTCATTCCGGCACATGCGTTGAACCTCATAAAACCCAACGGAAGGTTCAAAATGATATCCACCATCATAAAAAGCGGTTATGAGTAA
- a CDS encoding helix-turn-helix domain-containing protein, which produces MVVKAELDKLGLHYGAIELGEADVIGEIDTTQFEHLREALLKSGLVLMDDKKAILLSKIKNIIVEMVHYREEALTLKNSEYISSKLHYDYTYLANFFSETTGMTIEHFIIIHKIERVKELLLYDELNLTEIAYKLNYSSVAHLSNQFKKETGLTPSYFKKLRAKRINLEDV; this is translated from the coding sequence ATGGTAGTAAAGGCTGAGCTGGACAAGCTTGGCCTACACTATGGTGCCATTGAATTAGGGGAAGCTGATGTAATAGGGGAAATCGATACGACACAATTTGAACACCTCAGGGAAGCTCTGTTGAAATCTGGATTGGTATTGATGGATGACAAAAAAGCCATATTACTATCCAAGATAAAGAATATTATAGTAGAAATGGTGCATTACCGCGAAGAGGCGCTGACATTGAAAAACTCTGAGTATATAAGCTCTAAGCTGCATTATGACTATACTTACCTGGCCAATTTCTTTTCAGAAACAACCGGTATGACCATTGAGCATTTCATTATTATACATAAAATAGAACGGGTAAAGGAACTACTTTTGTATGATGAACTTAACCTTACCGAAATTGCCTACAAACTGAATTACAGCAGTGTGGCACATTTGTCCAACCAGTTCAAAAAAGAGACAGGACTCACGCCATCCTACTTTAAAAAACTAAGGGCCAAGCGTATCAATCTTGAAGATGTGTGA
- a CDS encoding Na+/H+ antiporter: protein MQNFGIVIFLFSVLVCSSFLIKKVRMPAPIFFVLAGLFIGFVPLFPTLKLDPEVVFVIFLPPLLYDTAVRTSWSDFKADIRPITALAVSLVFCTMSFVALIAHCFIPGFSWPLAFLLGAIVSPPDAVAATGIIKGLGLDKRIITILEGESMVNDASALIAYKYALIAVATGNFIFWKAGMQFLLMAAGGIVVGILIGYILYLFHKKVKNKVTTETSLTLLTPFLSYLSAEQLNVSGILSVVSTGIFLSWHAHEIFAYQTRSSVQAVWKTMMFLLNGFVFILIGMQLPDILSQLSSYTWLQLSIYGLIISMVTILSRILWVFAGAYAYRLFPFIKWRKTMKLTSKPHEDGQTWKSVFVISWTGTRGIISLSAALAIPLTLATGHLFPQRAMIIFLCFVVIFTTLVVQGMSLMPLLDMLGIKPIRKMELEMLRLQLHIAQETVAFIGNEYTSDSQVIFKNILEKEYQMLALHIEEEINQYVREGDIHRTESLVPLPAIQKAHIEIIGFQRELLLNLHKNNIFDSDVIRKVESNIDLDEMLFDRQNPYSK, encoded by the coding sequence ATGCAAAATTTCGGTATCGTTATCTTTTTATTCTCTGTCTTAGTGTGTTCATCCTTCCTTATCAAAAAAGTTAGGATGCCGGCACCCATTTTCTTTGTATTGGCAGGTCTTTTCATTGGTTTTGTTCCCTTATTCCCCACATTGAAATTGGATCCGGAAGTTGTATTCGTTATTTTTTTGCCACCGTTGCTTTATGACACCGCTGTTAGGACATCGTGGAGCGACTTCAAGGCAGACATCCGACCCATTACCGCATTGGCTGTCAGCCTTGTTTTTTGCACTATGTCATTTGTAGCTTTGATAGCCCACTGTTTTATTCCAGGGTTCAGTTGGCCATTGGCCTTTTTATTGGGTGCGATAGTTTCTCCGCCGGATGCGGTAGCGGCTACGGGAATCATTAAGGGGTTAGGGCTGGACAAGCGTATCATTACCATATTGGAAGGAGAAAGCATGGTCAACGACGCCTCTGCCCTTATCGCCTACAAATACGCCCTTATAGCTGTGGCCACCGGAAATTTTATTTTCTGGAAAGCCGGGATGCAGTTTCTGCTGATGGCTGCCGGAGGTATCGTTGTCGGCATTCTTATTGGATATATCCTATATCTTTTCCATAAAAAGGTCAAAAACAAAGTAACGACAGAAACCAGTCTCACCTTGCTGACACCCTTTCTGTCCTATCTTTCTGCGGAGCAGCTAAACGTGTCGGGTATTTTGTCCGTTGTGAGTACGGGTATCTTTCTATCCTGGCATGCCCATGAAATCTTTGCCTATCAAACCAGGTCCAGTGTGCAGGCGGTATGGAAAACAATGATGTTTTTGTTGAACGGGTTTGTTTTTATCCTCATTGGAATGCAGCTGCCAGATATTTTAAGCCAGTTGTCCAGTTATACTTGGTTACAATTGTCTATTTATGGCCTTATCATCAGTATGGTGACCATTCTGTCCAGGATATTATGGGTATTTGCCGGAGCGTATGCATATCGATTGTTCCCATTTATAAAATGGAGAAAGACTATGAAATTGACTTCTAAACCGCATGAGGATGGTCAAACATGGAAAAGTGTATTTGTCATCTCCTGGACGGGCACCCGGGGTATCATATCCCTGTCTGCAGCATTGGCAATTCCCTTGACACTTGCCACTGGACACTTGTTTCCCCAGAGGGCGATGATTATTTTCCTGTGTTTTGTGGTGATATTCACCACACTGGTCGTACAGGGAATGTCACTTATGCCATTGTTGGATATGTTGGGCATAAAACCAATCCGTAAAATGGAATTGGAAATGCTCCGCCTACAATTACATATAGCCCAAGAGACGGTGGCTTTTATTGGCAACGAATATACTTCAGACTCACAGGTTATCTTTAAGAATATCCTGGAAAAGGAATACCAAATGCTGGCTTTGCATATCGAGGAAGAAATCAATCAATACGTGAGAGAAGGGGACATTCACCGCACAGAATCCCTGGTGCCCCTTCCCGCCATACAGAAAGCCCATATTGAGATCATTGGGTTCCAACGGGAATTACTTTTAAACCTCCATAAGAACAATATATTTGACAGTGATGTGATTCGAAAGGTCGAAAGCAATATTGATTTAGATGAAATGTTGTTTGACCGGCAAAACCCGTATAGCAAATAA
- a CDS encoding glycoside hydrolase family 130 protein produces the protein MQGAKKQMIKVTKHGILLKKIILDFESKGVLNPAVIEDGNIVHLFYRAVDNDHVSRIGHSLLSGPLTVTSRNERPVLVPEFDYESRGMEDPRISMVDGKYYLNTAFDGVNAMGALATSTDLSHFDKKGVIVPQIGFREFCRLTDFSDRLSCKYSRWNRHGERSAQNNKDALLWGKNLVFFPRKINGKLYFLHRIKPEIQIASVSELSQLNNSYWTDYFSDFSKHIVLSPRFAHESSYVGAGCPPIETEQGWILIYHGVEERNGSYIYSACVAMLDLKKPEIEMARLPYPLFSPDVSWEQHGEINNVCFPTGCLLSEDTLYIYYGAADEQIACASVTLSLLISELNQYKNEK, from the coding sequence TTGCAAGGAGCAAAAAAACAAATGATAAAAGTAACAAAGCATGGCATCCTGTTAAAGAAGATAATTCTTGATTTTGAGTCCAAGGGTGTATTGAATCCTGCCGTAATAGAGGATGGCAACATTGTACATTTATTCTATCGTGCAGTCGACAACGACCATGTTTCCCGTATAGGGCATTCCCTTTTGAGTGGCCCGTTAACAGTTACGAGCCGTAATGAAAGACCGGTATTGGTTCCTGAATTTGATTATGAATCCCGTGGCATGGAAGATCCCCGCATTTCGATGGTCGACGGGAAGTATTACCTTAACACTGCTTTTGACGGGGTAAATGCCATGGGCGCCCTGGCAACCTCAACGGACCTGAGCCATTTTGACAAAAAAGGGGTAATCGTTCCCCAGATAGGATTTAGGGAATTTTGCAGGCTAACGGACTTTAGTGACCGTCTTTCCTGTAAATATTCAAGATGGAACAGGCACGGGGAACGTTCAGCGCAAAATAACAAAGACGCTCTTTTGTGGGGTAAGAACCTCGTATTCTTTCCCAGAAAAATCAATGGGAAACTATATTTCCTACACCGCATCAAACCGGAAATCCAGATAGCATCCGTTTCTGAATTGTCCCAACTGAACAACAGTTACTGGACAGATTATTTCTCTGATTTCAGTAAGCATATAGTCCTATCCCCCCGTTTTGCACATGAATCCAGCTATGTGGGAGCCGGATGCCCGCCCATAGAAACGGAACAAGGCTGGATTCTGATATATCATGGAGTGGAGGAAAGGAATGGCAGCTATATCTATTCTGCCTGCGTGGCCATGCTGGATCTTAAAAAACCTGAAATTGAAATGGCCCGCCTGCCCTATCCGCTTTTCAGTCCGGATGTTTCCTGGGAACAACACGGAGAAATCAACAATGTCTGTTTTCCTACGGGTTGCTTACTATCTGAAGATACATTATATATCTATTATGGGGCTGCGGATGAACAGATTGCCTGTGCTTCTGTAACGCTGTCCCTATTAATTTCGGAATTAAACCAATATAAAAATGAAAAATGA
- a CDS encoding glycosyltransferase translates to MKNENHNTENFGQEILCISTFPPRECGIATYSQDLITALNRQFSRSFTVKVCALESMDEQHQYSDKVPYTLNVDVPGRFDELAGEIKENEAIRMVLIQHEFGLFAGKEPELLDFMATLIVPVVVVFHTILPAPVDSVLENVYAISLLAQSVIVMTKASKKILVEDYVISPEKITVIPHGTHLIQHTDKDFLKKQYGLAGKTVLSTFGLLSPGKSIETTLDALPGIVKQNPDIVFLVIGKTHPTIVKQYGEKYRDMLETKVTEMGLTSYVKFVNTFLQLHELLEYLQLTDIYLFTSKDPNQAVSGTFSYAVSCGCPVISTPIPQAKEVLWNNPELLFDFGNSRQLSKAVNFLLKNEALRAKISSEALHQTASTAWENSALAHAFLFWHLMGKEKETLSFNYPAVKLDYLEKMTTDFGFIQFSMLSHPDINSGYTLDDNARAMIAVCQHYEQSRKAEDISLIRIYMNFIHFCQREDGSFLNYVDEKQRFTPQNEGLNLEDANGRAVWALGYLLSLGNILPQEIIFLANSVMRSALSSVEDYHSPRSLAFILKGIYYKQFLFPEVQDVVLSKKLSDWLVFLFEKEKKADWPWFEPYLTYANAVIPEALLDVWEITGIPAYRKIATMSFDFLLSKTFADGSIKVISNKTWLHRDKVALPLTAGGEQPIDIAYTIMALDRFYAVSRRQEYKDKMGIAFSWFLGNNFLYNIIYNPCTGGCYDGLEEDCVNLNQGAESTVCYLISRQTMDAKWQTISHVYQEDVSGIM, encoded by the coding sequence ATGAAAAATGAAAATCACAACACAGAAAATTTTGGCCAAGAAATTCTTTGCATCTCCACTTTTCCACCAAGGGAGTGCGGCATTGCCACTTATTCGCAAGATTTGATAACCGCCCTGAACAGGCAGTTCAGCCGGTCATTTACCGTAAAGGTATGTGCACTTGAATCCATGGATGAACAGCACCAATATTCTGACAAAGTTCCATATACACTGAATGTGGATGTTCCCGGAAGATTTGATGAATTGGCAGGAGAAATAAAAGAGAACGAAGCAATCCGTATGGTACTCATCCAGCATGAATTTGGCCTGTTCGCAGGAAAGGAACCGGAGCTTCTGGATTTCATGGCAACGCTTATAGTTCCCGTAGTAGTTGTCTTCCACACTATATTGCCAGCTCCGGTGGATAGTGTTCTGGAAAATGTATATGCGATCTCCCTGCTGGCACAGTCCGTTATCGTCATGACAAAGGCCTCTAAAAAGATTCTGGTGGAGGACTATGTCATATCGCCGGAAAAAATTACGGTGATCCCGCATGGTACGCATCTAATCCAGCATACAGACAAGGATTTTCTAAAGAAACAATATGGTCTTGCCGGCAAAACCGTACTATCTACCTTTGGGCTTTTAAGCCCGGGGAAAAGTATTGAAACAACGCTCGATGCTCTTCCCGGTATAGTAAAGCAAAATCCTGACATTGTTTTTCTCGTAATTGGAAAAACGCACCCGACTATCGTAAAACAGTATGGTGAGAAATACCGCGATATGCTGGAAACAAAGGTGACAGAAATGGGGCTTACATCCTATGTAAAGTTTGTAAATACGTTTCTACAGCTACACGAATTGCTGGAATACCTGCAGCTTACCGATATTTACCTTTTTACGTCCAAGGATCCGAATCAGGCCGTCAGCGGTACTTTTTCCTATGCCGTCAGTTGTGGCTGCCCGGTCATTTCCACTCCCATACCGCAGGCCAAAGAAGTCTTGTGGAACAATCCCGAACTCCTTTTTGATTTTGGAAATTCCAGACAACTAAGCAAAGCGGTTAATTTTTTATTGAAAAATGAAGCGCTGCGTGCGAAGATAAGTTCGGAAGCCTTGCACCAGACGGCGTCCACCGCCTGGGAAAATTCGGCCCTAGCCCACGCTTTTCTGTTCTGGCATCTAATGGGTAAGGAAAAAGAAACTTTATCCTTTAATTATCCGGCCGTTAAACTGGATTATTTAGAGAAAATGACCACCGATTTTGGCTTCATCCAGTTTTCCATGTTGAGCCATCCTGATATTAATTCCGGCTATACGCTGGATGACAATGCGCGCGCCATGATAGCGGTATGCCAGCATTATGAGCAAAGCAGGAAAGCTGAAGATATATCACTCATTAGGATATATATGAATTTTATCCATTTTTGCCAACGGGAAGACGGGTCTTTTTTAAATTATGTGGACGAGAAACAGCGATTTACACCTCAAAATGAGGGCTTAAATCTGGAAGATGCGAATGGAAGAGCCGTCTGGGCGCTGGGCTATTTATTGTCCCTTGGAAATATATTGCCCCAGGAAATCATCTTTCTGGCAAATTCGGTGATGAGGTCGGCATTGTCAAGTGTGGAAGACTATCATTCTCCCCGATCATTGGCCTTTATCCTCAAGGGTATATACTATAAACAATTCCTTTTTCCCGAAGTGCAGGATGTGGTTTTGTCAAAAAAACTGTCCGACTGGCTAGTGTTCCTTTTCGAAAAAGAAAAAAAAGCAGACTGGCCCTGGTTTGAGCCTTATCTTACCTATGCCAACGCGGTTATTCCCGAAGCATTGTTAGATGTATGGGAAATAACAGGCATACCGGCCTATAGGAAAATAGCAACAATGTCCTTTGATTTTTTACTTTCAAAGACTTTCGCAGACGGTTCCATCAAGGTAATATCCAACAAGACTTGGTTGCACAGGGACAAAGTGGCATTGCCGCTTACTGCGGGAGGAGAACAGCCTATCGATATTGCGTACACGATCATGGCATTGGACCGCTTTTACGCTGTTTCTCGCCGGCAGGAATACAAAGATAAAATGGGCATAGCGTTCAGTTGGTTCCTGGGGAATAATTTCCTGTACAATATTATATACAATCCCTGTACCGGCGGATGTTATGACGGCCTTGAGGAAGACTGTGTCAACCTGAACCAAGGAGCGGAATCAACCGTGTGTTACCTTATCTCACGACAGACGATGGATGCCAAGTGGCAAACTATATCGCATGTATACCAGGAAGATGTTTCCGGGATAATGTAG
- a CDS encoding outer membrane beta-barrel protein, with protein MKYYFIAGTLFLFVLGGSINMALAQEKGKRYLGIKGGLSIPNLSAGGSAQTELNTGYSSATGTDFAIFYEVKHSSRLSFSTQLEYCTEGGKKNGFQALPTPDALAPYFTGQQRAVPSLVYADYNCKAKMNYLLLSEMAKYRLPLAKSSPLSFYAEAGPFVGLLLSAHQVTSGQSNIYADKTQQENITEISGAGEQSLENDQNIRNQLHKFNFGIEGDIGFAYTIRRSKIFIEGGGNYGFLNIQKGTANGKNRIGAGIVRMGYALEL; from the coding sequence ATGAAATACTATTTCATAGCGGGAACATTGTTTCTTTTCGTATTGGGCGGCAGCATAAATATGGCACTGGCACAGGAAAAGGGAAAGCGTTATCTGGGCATAAAGGGAGGTCTGAGTATCCCAAATCTTTCCGCAGGAGGTTCAGCCCAAACTGAACTTAATACAGGATATAGTTCTGCCACAGGAACAGATTTTGCCATTTTCTACGAAGTAAAACATTCCAGCCGGCTCTCGTTTTCTACCCAATTGGAGTATTGCACGGAAGGTGGGAAGAAAAATGGTTTTCAGGCACTTCCGACTCCTGACGCTTTAGCCCCCTATTTTACGGGCCAGCAAAGAGCCGTTCCGTCATTAGTCTATGCAGATTACAACTGCAAGGCAAAAATGAATTACTTGCTGCTAAGTGAGATGGCAAAGTACCGTCTTCCATTGGCTAAATCCTCCCCTTTGTCTTTCTATGCGGAAGCCGGGCCTTTTGTTGGATTGTTGTTGTCCGCACACCAGGTTACAAGCGGACAAAGTAACATCTATGCCGACAAGACACAACAGGAAAATATAACTGAAATATCAGGGGCTGGTGAACAGTCTTTAGAAAACGACCAAAACATAAGGAACCAACTCCATAAGTTTAATTTCGGCATTGAAGGCGATATCGGGTTCGCATATACCATCCGCAGATCTAAAATCTTCATAGAAGGCGGAGGAAATTATGGCTTTCTGAATATTCAGAAAGGGACGGCAAACGGAAAAAACCGCATCGGCGCAGGAATCGTAAGAATGGGATATGCGCTGGAACTATAA
- a CDS encoding RNA recognition motif domain-containing protein — translation MNIYVSNLGFDVNSEDLSTAFKAFGEVTSANVIMDKFTQKSRGFAFVEMPNKEEAEKAIKELNGATFEDRVMNVSEAKEREPREGGFNRTPSPFNNDNKSYPKKR, via the coding sequence ATGAACATTTATGTATCAAACTTAGGTTTTGATGTCAATAGTGAGGACCTGAGTACGGCATTTAAGGCATTTGGAGAAGTTACTTCCGCTAATGTCATTATGGACAAATTCACCCAGAAAAGCAGAGGATTCGCTTTCGTGGAAATGCCAAACAAGGAAGAGGCGGAAAAAGCTATCAAGGAATTAAATGGGGCCACTTTTGAGGATAGGGTAATGAATGTATCAGAAGCCAAAGAACGCGAGCCAAGAGAAGGGGGATTTAATCGAACCCCTTCCCCATTCAATAATGATAATAAAAGCTATCCTAAAAAACGCTGA
- a CDS encoding site-specific integrase: protein MKQSIPTVSIVPDKRREKENESFPLKLRITYKGERKYYSTGHNASLDEWERLQTKNVRGKLKTLSNTLSEICVQAQKCCEGLPVFSFAAFEAAFFPKAVSNMSVQTAFDNYMKELRKNGQIGTAVSYNSDCVSLHRFKAGLKFRHLTVDFLKNYESWFLSQGNSITTVSIYVRALRAVMRIEDGIMDVKDYPFGKRKYVVPVGRNIKKALTLEEIARIYNYQAEEGSMDEMSRDYWIFIYLCNGLNMKDMCLLKYKDVEGNFIVYQRAKTMGTRRSHPEPITIALKADARRIIKKWGQKPIQPESYIFPCIEPGMSLEDQRLKIQLLIHLVNEHMKKIAGELGIGKPVTTYYARHSFATILKNSGVSTEFISEALGHSSLKTTKNYLAGFESDAIQKTTDVLLSFKENRLPK, encoded by the coding sequence ATGAAACAAAGTATTCCCACGGTCTCCATAGTGCCGGACAAGAGAAGGGAAAAAGAAAACGAATCCTTTCCGTTGAAACTACGCATCACCTACAAAGGGGAACGAAAATACTACAGTACCGGCCACAATGCAAGTTTAGATGAATGGGAACGGCTGCAAACCAAAAACGTAAGGGGGAAATTAAAAACCTTGTCCAATACACTTTCGGAAATATGCGTGCAGGCACAGAAATGTTGTGAGGGACTGCCCGTGTTTTCCTTTGCGGCATTTGAAGCGGCCTTTTTTCCCAAAGCTGTGTCCAACATGAGCGTCCAGACCGCTTTCGACAATTACATGAAGGAACTCAGGAAAAACGGGCAGATCGGTACTGCGGTATCCTACAACAGTGACTGCGTCTCCCTGCACAGGTTCAAAGCCGGATTGAAATTCAGGCACCTGACGGTCGACTTCCTTAAGAACTATGAAAGCTGGTTCCTGTCGCAGGGAAACTCCATTACCACGGTAAGTATTTATGTACGGGCGTTGCGGGCGGTCATGAGAATAGAGGATGGTATCATGGATGTGAAAGATTATCCCTTCGGTAAAAGAAAATACGTGGTTCCGGTAGGTCGTAATATCAAAAAGGCCCTTACGTTAGAAGAAATAGCCAGGATATACAATTATCAAGCGGAGGAAGGCAGCATGGATGAAATGAGCCGGGACTACTGGATATTCATCTACCTGTGCAACGGTCTGAACATGAAAGACATGTGCCTATTGAAATACAAGGATGTGGAAGGAAACTTTATCGTGTACCAGAGGGCAAAGACGATGGGAACAAGACGTTCCCACCCGGAACCGATCACCATAGCACTGAAAGCGGATGCCAGACGTATCATAAAAAAATGGGGACAAAAACCTATACAACCTGAAAGCTATATTTTCCCCTGTATTGAACCCGGAATGTCATTGGAAGACCAAAGACTGAAAATACAATTGCTGATCCACCTGGTCAATGAGCACATGAAGAAGATCGCGGGAGAACTGGGAATTGGCAAGCCTGTCACAACCTACTATGCCCGCCATAGCTTTGCCACCATCCTGAAAAACAGTGGTGTTTCCACTGAATTCATCAGTGAGGCGCTGGGACATAGTTCCCTGAAAACAACCAAGAATTACCTGGCTGGATTTGAGTCAGATGCTATCCAGAAAACGACAGATGTGTTATTGTCGTTCAAAGAGAATAGGCTCCCAAAATAA
- a CDS encoding nSTAND3 domain-containing NTPase, with the protein MNITSAGVKGYEYQYYATIYIALKVGLEKITSLRIEMTGKEDAYLQIEHGATSINIEIQAKMENNVIDITKLSNWLTHFQEQKVDNNLLHRISTTNDIALFISRSRCDDETVFLKNFIADIEPHKNIHLNKQWNSKFKVAISEYSEKSKRLGDKRKQFCVSQASLFSSCQDTSVLLKKVIIWEEVTEEQLRNEVNSLLNKKYKIAQSRADTIQLSLLELVRRGRDEQIEIKELLQNTINSNKTAAPSLTSNYVIRPEEKALLQQIKSNNILLLTGSSLCGKSVLAKQLAFHLFEDGYNYTIGINLQEISLFFSQNSIEDKIAILEDPWGGIEKSLDSLTIWRNIENFVGNLASKPQE; encoded by the coding sequence ATGAATATTACTTCTGCTGGAGTCAAAGGATATGAATATCAATACTATGCAACAATTTATATAGCTTTAAAAGTCGGTTTAGAAAAAATAACATCTTTAAGGATTGAAATGACAGGGAAGGAAGATGCTTATTTACAAATAGAGCATGGGGCAACTTCTATCAACATTGAAATCCAAGCTAAAATGGAAAATAATGTGATAGATATCACCAAGCTTTCCAATTGGTTAACCCATTTCCAAGAACAAAAAGTTGACAATAACCTATTGCATAGAATATCAACGACAAATGATATTGCTTTATTTATTAGTAGGTCTCGCTGTGATGATGAAACTGTTTTCTTAAAGAATTTTATTGCTGATATAGAGCCCCATAAAAACATTCACCTCAATAAACAGTGGAACTCTAAATTTAAAGTTGCGATTAGCGAATATTCTGAGAAGTCAAAACGTCTTGGTGATAAACGCAAACAATTTTGTGTTTCACAGGCCAGTTTATTTAGTAGTTGCCAAGATACTTCTGTTTTATTAAAAAAAGTTATTATTTGGGAAGAAGTCACAGAGGAGCAGTTGAGAAATGAAGTAAATTCTTTATTAAACAAAAAATACAAAATAGCACAATCAAGAGCAGATACAATTCAGTTATCATTATTGGAGCTCGTTCGAAGAGGCAGAGATGAGCAAATAGAAATAAAAGAGTTACTCCAAAATACAATTAATTCAAATAAGACAGCAGCCCCCTCTTTGACTTCTAATTATGTTATAAGGCCAGAAGAAAAGGCTTTGTTGCAGCAAATAAAATCAAACAATATATTGTTACTTACGGGATCCTCTTTATGCGGAAAGAGTGTATTGGCAAAACAGTTAGCATTTCATTTATTCGAAGATGGTTATAATTATACAATAGGTATAAATTTACAAGAAATCAGCTTATTCTTTTCTCAAAACTCAATTGAAGACAAAATTGCAATATTGGAAGATCCATGGGGTGGAATAGAAAAATCCTTAGATAGCCTGACTATTTGGAGGAATATTGAAAATTTTGTAGGCAATTTGGCATCAAAGCCCCAAGAATAA